The following are encoded in a window of Dryobates pubescens isolate bDryPub1 chromosome 25, bDryPub1.pri, whole genome shotgun sequence genomic DNA:
- the C25H22orf39 gene encoding UPF0545 protein C22orf39 homolog: protein MAGGGAWRPSPAPLCPQPPRSCEDYWWEWKHCRGLRHAFHHYYAHGELPVCDRWREDYEACHAWEKDRSAAAQEALCKSERARVMEKQKYAPVWTLRKKPPPDWYLPLDQEKPN from the exons ATGGCGGGCGGCGGGGCCTGGCGG CCCAGCCCGGCGCCTCTTTGCCCGCAGCCGCCGCGGTCTTGCGAAGACTACTGGTGGGAGTGGAAGCACTGCCGCGGGTTGCGACACGCCTTCCACCACTACTATGCGCACGGGGAGCTGCCGGTGTGCGACCGCTGGCGGGAGGATTACGAGGCCTGCCACGCCTGGGAGAAAGACCGCTCCGCCGCTGCCCAG GAAGCTTTGTGCAAGAGTGAAAGAGCTCGGGTTATGGAAAAACAGAAATATGCTCCAGTGTGGACACTCAGGAAGAAGCCACCACCTGACTGGTACCTTCCACTTGACCAAGAGAAACCGAATTAG
- the CDC45 gene encoding cell division control protein 45 homolog: MFISDCRREFYDVIVNQRVLLLVASDVDALCACKILQALFQCDHVQYTLVPVSGWQELETAFLEHKDQFKYFVLINCGANVDLLEILQPEEDSFFFVCDSHRPINVVNAYNDTQIKLLVKQDDDLDVPAYDDIFRDEEDEEEESENENEESEPSEKRRRFEEDVIERTMKRRQRREWEARRREILFDYEQYEYHGTSSAMVMFDLAWIMSKDLNDMLWWAIVGLTDQWVQDKITQMKYVTDIGILQRHVSRHNHRNEDEENSLSIDCMRIAFEYDLRLALYQHWSLYESLCNTSYTSASLKLWSVQGQKRLQEFLADMGLPLKQVKQKFNSMDMSLKENLREMIEESANKFGMKDLRVQTFSIHFGFKNKFSASDIVYATASLMENIEEGGPETTNFIKALDSLSRGNLDKLHQGLDLAKKQLRAIQQTVASCICTNLVISQGPFLYCSLMEGTPDVKLFSKPVSLCLLSKYLLKSFVCSTKNKRCKLLPLIMAAPMDVEQGTVIMVGIPPETQSSDKKNFFGRAFEKAADSTSSRTLHNHFDMSIIELKTEDRSKFLDALISLLS, encoded by the exons ATGTTCATCTCTGACTGCCGCCGGGAGTTTTACGACGTGATTGTCAACCAG CGTGTTCTCCTCCTTGTTGCTTCAGATGTGGATGCATTATGTGCTTGTAAAATACTCCAA GCTTTGTTTCAATGTGACCACGTGCAATATACGCTTGTCCCAGTGTCTGGATGGCAAGAACTTGAGACTGCCTTTCTTGAGCATAAAGATCAG TTCAAATATTTTGTTCTCATTAACTGTGGTGCCAACGTTGACCTTTTGGAGATCTTGCAGCCTGAAGAAGACAGCTTTTTTTTCGTCTGTGACAGCCACAGACCAATCAATGTCGTGAATGCTTACAATGACACACAg ATTAAGTTGTTAGTTAAACAAGATGATGATCTCGATGTTCCTGCTTATGATGATATCTTCAGAGACGAAGAGGATGAAGAAGAGGAgtcagaaaatgaaaatgaggaGTCGGAACCTTCAGAGAAGCGTAGACGTTTTGAGGAG GATGTGATTGAGAGAACAATGAAGAGGCGACAAAGGCGAGAATGGGAGGCACGCAG aCGAGAAATTCTGTTTGATTATGAGCAATATGAATATCATGGGACCTCG TCTGCAATGGTGATGTTTGATCTGGCATGGATAATGTCTAAAGACTTGAATGACATGCTGTG GTGGGCAATTGTTGGCCTCACAGATCAATGGGTCCAAGATAAAATCACTCA AATGAAGTATGTGACTGATATTGGAATCCTGCAGCGGCACGTCTCTCGCCATAACCACCGCAACGAGGATGAAGAAAACTCTCTGTCGATCGATTGCATGCGAATAGCATTTGAGTATGA TCTGCGCCTGGCACTCTACCAGCACTGGTCTTTATATGAAAGTCTGTGTAACACTTCATATACCTCTGCTAGCCTTAAGCTTTGGTCTGTGCAAGGGcagaagaggctccaggagtTTTTAGCTGACATGGG tTTACCTTTGAAGCAAGTGAAACAGAAATTTAATTCCATGGACATGTCCCTGAAAGAAAACCTTCGGGAGATGATTGAAGAATCGGCAAACAAGTTTGG AATGAAGGATTTGAGAGTTCAGACCTTCAGCATTCACTTTGGTTTTAAGAACAAGTTCTCAGCAAGTGATATAGTGTATGCAACAGCTTCTCTCATGGAGAATATAGAGGAAGGAGGGCCTGAAACAACTAATTTCATTAAAGCTTTGGACAGTCTCTCCAG AGGTAACCTGGACAAACTGCACCAAGGACTGGACCTAGCCAAAAAGCAGCTACGTGCCATTCAGCAGACAGTTGCCAGCTGTATTTGCACCAACCTTGTTATTTCTCAGGGGCCTTTTCTCTATTGTTCTCTCATGGAG GGCACACCCGATGTGAAGCTGTTTTCCAAACCAGTGTCTCTGTGCCTGCTTAGTAAATACTTACTCAAGTCTTTTGTTTGCTCT ACAAAAAACAAGCGTTGTAAATTGCTGCCACTGATAATGGCTGCACCCATGGATGTGGAACAAGGAACTGTGATCATGGTGGGAATTCCTCCAGAGACACAAAGCTCTGACAAAAAGAA CTTTTTTGGGAGAGCATTCGAGAAAGCTGCAGACAGTACCAGTTCTAGGACGCTGCACAACCATTTTGACATGTCAA TCATTGAACTGAAAACAGAAGACAGGAGCAAGTTTCTGGATGCACTCATTTCTCTCTTGTCCTAA
- the UFD1 gene encoding ubiquitin recognition factor in ER-associated degradation protein 1, which yields MFSFNMFDHTIPRVFQNRFSTQYRCFSVSMLAGPNDRSDVEKGGKIIMPPSALDQLSRLNITYPMLFKLTNKNSDRMTHCGVLEFVADEGICYLPHWMMQNLLLEEGGLVQVESVNLQVATYSKFQPQSPDFLDITNPKAVLENALRNFACLTTGDVIAINYNEKIYELRVMETKPDKAVSIIECDMNVDFDAPLGYKEPERSTQHEETTDVEAHHSGYVSDTGFRAFSGSGNRLDGKKKGVEPSPSPIKPGDIRRGIPNYDFKIGKITFIRNSRPAVKKAEEDESGSRFVAFSGEGQSLRKKGRKP from the exons ATG TTCTCTTTTAATATGTTTGATCACACCATCCCTCGGGTTTTCCAGAACCGCTTCTCAACGCAATACCGCTGCTTCTCGGTGTCCATGCTTGCTGGACCTAATGACAGGTCTGATgtggagaaaggagggaaga TAATTATGCCACCATCAGCTTTGGATCAACTCA GTCGACTCAATATTACTTACCCAATGCTGTTTAAGCTGACCAATAAAAATTCAGACCGAATGACACACTGTGGAGTGCTCGAATTTGTGGCTGATGAGGGCATCTGCTACCTTCCACACTGG ATGATGCAGAACTTGCTTTTGGAAGAGGGAGGACTGGTGCAGGTGGAGAGTGTTAACCTTCAAGTTGCTACGTACTCAAAATTTCAGCCACAGAGTCCCGATTTTCTTGACATCACCAATCCCAAAGCTGT ATTAGAAAACGCATTGAGAAACTTTGCCTGTCTCACTACTGGGGATGTTATTGCCATCAACTACAATGAAAAG ATCTATGAGCTTCGGGTAATGGAGACCAAACCAGACAAGGCTGTGTCCATCATAGAATGTGATATGAAT GTGGATTTTGATGCTCCTTTGGGGTACAAGGAACCAGAAAGAAGTACACAACATGAAGAGACCACA gATGTTGAAGCACATCATAGTGGATATGTGAGTGACACAGGATTTCGT GCATTCTCTGGTTCTGGGAACAGACTGGATGGCAAGAAGAAGGGTGTTGAGCCTAGTCCATCACCAATTAAACCAGGAGACATTCGGAG AGGAATACCCAATTATGACTTCAAGATTGGTAAAATCACATTCATTAGGAACTCACGTCCAGCAGTTAAGAAAGCTGAAGAG GATGAATCTGGGAGCCGGTTTGTTGCCTTTTCAGGAGAAGGTCAATCTCTGcgcaaaaagggaagaaaaccctAA